In Pleomorphomonas sp. T1.2MG-36, one genomic interval encodes:
- a CDS encoding methyl-accepting chemotaxis protein, whose translation MTISLKTSLMATIVALLLMTCGLGWVAVSQLSAANERISEFADHKLPLVRSLGEIRYATTRLRVRSARLAQITDAGERQKAKDLADQSIADVDKAVTEFAGLIADLPKQQEVLAAFKANWPTYVAMHNDIYQKMVDGKPDEASAILNKTSQPPFNAVIAALQSGIDQINADTAVAQAEAVADYRSAFVLTAGTITAGLVLALGALAFVFYGVVRPLHRITDAMGEVAGGNLSAAIPHADAKNEIGKMAGTLKVFRDGLMETERLRLASAEAEASNRERLIAERAAIADRFEEAMGTLAEGFVHSSSEVADAARNLASTAEETSRQAQAVAGAAETASENVQTVAAGTEELSASVREITTQVTRSADIARTAAGEAQRSSENVKALSASAQGIGEVVELIRAIAEQTNLLALNATIEAARAGEMGKGFAVVASEVKNLAGQTAKATEEIASKIQEMQAATSVTVDSISLIVSTIGTIQGVTQSIAGAVEEQGAATTEIAGNTHKAANGASDVTENISGVGTAAEMTGSAATQLMSLSGALQTQAADLKGEVANFVKSLRAG comes from the coding sequence ATGACTATTTCCCTCAAGACTTCGCTGATGGCGACCATTGTCGCGCTGCTGCTGATGACTTGCGGCCTCGGATGGGTGGCCGTCTCCCAGCTGTCGGCCGCCAACGAGCGGATCAGCGAGTTCGCGGATCACAAGCTGCCGCTGGTCAGAAGCCTCGGAGAAATCCGCTATGCGACGACGCGCCTGCGCGTCCGTTCGGCCCGCCTTGCCCAAATCACCGATGCCGGCGAACGGCAGAAGGCCAAGGATCTTGCCGACCAGTCGATCGCCGACGTCGACAAGGCGGTGACCGAGTTTGCCGGCCTGATCGCCGACCTGCCGAAGCAGCAGGAGGTGCTGGCGGCCTTCAAGGCGAACTGGCCGACCTATGTCGCCATGCACAACGACATCTACCAGAAGATGGTCGACGGCAAACCGGATGAAGCCTCGGCGATTCTCAACAAGACGTCGCAGCCGCCGTTCAACGCCGTCATCGCGGCGCTGCAGTCGGGCATCGATCAGATCAATGCCGACACGGCCGTAGCCCAGGCCGAGGCGGTCGCCGATTATCGCAGTGCCTTCGTCCTCACGGCCGGCACCATCACGGCGGGCCTCGTCCTGGCGCTCGGCGCGCTTGCCTTCGTCTTCTACGGCGTGGTCCGGCCGCTGCATCGGATTACCGACGCGATGGGCGAGGTGGCCGGCGGCAATCTCTCCGCCGCCATTCCCCATGCGGATGCGAAGAACGAAATCGGCAAGATGGCCGGTACGCTAAAGGTGTTCCGCGACGGCCTCATGGAGACGGAACGGCTGCGGCTCGCCAGTGCCGAGGCCGAGGCGAGCAACCGCGAGCGGCTCATCGCCGAGCGCGCCGCCATCGCCGACCGCTTCGAGGAGGCTATGGGCACGCTGGCCGAAGGCTTCGTCCACTCGTCGAGCGAGGTCGCCGACGCAGCCCGCAACCTCGCTTCGACCGCCGAGGAGACCAGCCGGCAGGCCCAGGCCGTCGCCGGCGCCGCCGAGACCGCGTCGGAGAACGTCCAGACGGTGGCGGCCGGCACCGAGGAGCTTTCGGCGTCGGTGCGCGAGATCACCACCCAGGTGACGCGTTCGGCCGATATCGCCCGCACGGCCGCTGGCGAAGCCCAGCGCTCAAGCGAAAACGTCAAGGCGCTGTCCGCCTCGGCGCAAGGCATCGGCGAGGTGGTCGAGCTGATCCGGGCGATCGCCGAGCAGACCAACCTCCTCGCCCTCAACGCCACCATCGAGGCGGCTCGCGCCGGGGAAATGGGCAAGGGTTTTGCCGTCGTCGCCTCAGAGGTGAAGAACCTCGCCGGCCAGACCGCGAAAGCCACGGAAGAGATCGCCAGCAAGATCCAGGAAATGCAGGCGGCGACATCCGTCACCGTCGACAGCATCTCGCTGATCGTCTCGACCATCGGCACCATCCAGGGCGTCACCCAGTCGATCGCCGGCGCCGTCGAGGAGCAGGGCGCCGCGACGACGGAGATTGCCGGCAACACTCACAAGGCCGCCAACGGGGCGAGCGACGTCACCGAGAACATTTCCGGTGTCGGTACCGCCGCCGAGATGACGGGGTCGGCCGCGACGCAGTTGATGTCACTCTCCGGCGCGCTGCAAACGCAGGCGGCCGACCTGAAGGGCGAGGTTGCCAACTTCGTCAAGAGTCTCAGGGCGGGTTGA
- a CDS encoding N-acetyltransferase family protein translates to MTIVVREAEASDEGAWRRLWSGYLGHLDSTVPNEVTAHTWARILDPASPVFCRLAVVDGVVVGFAVCLLHEGSWALTPHCYLEDLFVAPESRGRGAGRALIEDIRALARTKGWDRLYWHTREDNPARRLYDGFAEASGMVVYKLTP, encoded by the coding sequence ATGACTATCGTGGTCCGCGAAGCAGAAGCGAGCGATGAAGGGGCGTGGCGTCGCCTGTGGTCGGGCTATCTCGGCCATCTCGACTCCACCGTGCCGAACGAGGTCACGGCCCACACCTGGGCTCGCATTCTCGATCCGGCGAGCCCGGTGTTCTGTCGCCTCGCGGTGGTGGATGGCGTCGTCGTCGGCTTCGCCGTCTGTCTTCTGCACGAGGGAAGCTGGGCGCTGACGCCGCATTGCTACCTCGAGGATCTCTTCGTTGCCCCCGAAAGCCGGGGGCGCGGCGCCGGCCGGGCGTTGATCGAGGACATCCGGGCGCTTGCCAGGACCAAGGGCTGGGACCGCCTCTACTGGCACACCCGAGAGGACAATCCCGCCCGCCGTCTCTACGACGGGTTCGCGGAGGCGAGCGGCATGGTCGTCTACAAGCTGACGCCCTGA
- a CDS encoding YgaP family membrane protein, producing the protein MIKNVGSTDRLVRLIAGLILLIIAVPSLAGMAFAGLGGWAWLVGLVGVVLVATALLNFCPAYTLIGVNTCKTDK; encoded by the coding sequence ATGATCAAGAACGTCGGCTCGACCGACCGCCTCGTCCGGCTCATCGCCGGTCTCATCCTTCTCATCATCGCAGTGCCATCGCTCGCCGGCATGGCCTTCGCCGGCCTCGGCGGCTGGGCATGGCTCGTGGGTCTCGTCGGCGTCGTCCTGGTGGCGACCGCGCTCCTGAACTTCTGCCCGGCCTACACGCTCATCGGCGTCAACACCTGCAAGACCGACAAGTAG
- the hisD gene encoding histidinol dehydrogenase, producing MAIRLDNCEPDFEARFAAFLTTKREVSADVDAAVADIIADVRARGDAALHDWTQKLDRFDSRASGLRVSEAEIDKAIAAVKPEVMEALKLARDRIESHHARQKPKNDRYIDAIGVELGSIWTAIEAVGLYVPGGTASYPSSVLMNAVPAKVAGVDRLVMVVPTPGGEVNPLVLAAARLAGVDEVYRVGGAQAVAALAYGTDTIRPVAKIVGPGNAYVAAAKRRVFGTVGIDMIAGPSEVLIIADGDNDPEWLAADLLAQAEHDKAAQSILITNDAVLAVAVERAVERQLAALPRGGIAADSWRDYGAIIHVDRLDRAVALSDRIAPEHLELAVADPEAMLARIRNAGAVFVGHHTPEAVGDYVGGSNHVLPTARSARFSSGLGVLDFMKRTSLLKVPPAALKQIGPAAITLAEVEGLGGHARSVSIRLE from the coding sequence GTGGCTATCCGCCTCGATAACTGCGAGCCCGATTTCGAGGCCCGCTTTGCCGCCTTCCTGACCACCAAGCGCGAAGTGTCGGCCGATGTCGATGCCGCCGTCGCCGACATCATCGCCGACGTGCGTGCCCGCGGCGACGCAGCGCTGCACGACTGGACGCAGAAGCTCGACCGCTTCGACAGCCGCGCCTCAGGCCTCCGCGTTTCCGAGGCGGAGATCGACAAGGCCATCGCCGCGGTCAAGCCCGAGGTGATGGAGGCGCTGAAGCTCGCCCGCGACCGCATAGAAAGCCACCACGCGCGCCAGAAGCCGAAAAATGATCGCTACATCGATGCCATCGGCGTCGAGCTGGGGTCGATCTGGACAGCCATCGAGGCCGTCGGTCTCTACGTGCCGGGCGGCACGGCGAGCTATCCGTCAAGCGTGCTGATGAATGCCGTGCCGGCCAAGGTGGCCGGCGTCGATCGCCTCGTCATGGTGGTGCCGACGCCGGGCGGAGAGGTCAATCCGCTGGTGCTGGCCGCCGCTCGCCTGGCTGGCGTCGATGAGGTCTATCGGGTCGGCGGGGCGCAGGCGGTGGCGGCGCTCGCCTATGGCACCGACACCATCCGGCCGGTGGCCAAGATCGTCGGCCCGGGCAACGCCTATGTCGCCGCCGCCAAGCGCCGCGTGTTCGGCACCGTCGGCATCGACATGATCGCCGGGCCGTCGGAAGTGTTGATCATCGCCGACGGCGACAACGATCCCGAATGGCTCGCCGCCGACCTTCTCGCCCAGGCCGAACATGACAAGGCGGCGCAGTCGATCCTGATCACCAATGATGCGGTTTTGGCCGTCGCGGTCGAGCGGGCCGTGGAGCGTCAGCTCGCGGCGCTGCCGCGCGGCGGCATTGCCGCCGACTCCTGGCGCGATTACGGCGCCATCATCCATGTCGATAGGCTCGACCGCGCTGTGGCGCTCAGCGACCGCATCGCTCCAGAACATCTCGAGCTCGCCGTCGCCGATCCCGAAGCCATGCTCGCCCGTATTCGCAATGCCGGTGCCGTCTTCGTCGGCCATCACACGCCGGAAGCGGTCGGCGACTATGTCGGTGGGTCCAACCACGTCTTGCCGACCGCCCGTTCGGCCCGCTTCTCATCGGGCCTCGGCGTGCTCGACTTCATGAAGCGCACTTCGCTCCTGAAGGTCCCGCCCGCCGCGCTGAAGCAGATCGGACCAGCCGCCATCACGCTCGCCGAGGTGGAAGGCCTCGGCGGACATGCGCGGAGCGTCTCGATCCGGCTCGAGTGA
- a CDS encoding SRPBCC family protein: MTAAAFDPELDLLFERVVPTPRRLVWRAWTEPETLIKWFCPRPWETVSCDIDLRPGGRFATVMRSPEGVEVAGANCYLLVEPERRLVWTSALTPGFRPHAQPTSDADFVFTADLTLGEEAGGTLYRAHLMHATAKDRQRHEDLGFQDGWGAALDQLVEAMAGQL, from the coding sequence ATGACCGCTGCCGCTTTCGACCCCGAACTCGATCTGCTCTTCGAACGCGTCGTGCCGACGCCGAGGCGTCTCGTCTGGAGGGCCTGGACCGAACCTGAAACGCTGATCAAGTGGTTCTGTCCCCGCCCTTGGGAAACGGTGAGCTGCGACATCGACCTCCGGCCCGGTGGCCGCTTTGCCACGGTGATGCGCTCGCCCGAGGGCGTCGAGGTTGCCGGCGCCAACTGCTATCTGCTCGTCGAGCCAGAAAGGCGGCTGGTGTGGACGTCGGCGCTGACGCCCGGCTTCCGGCCGCACGCCCAGCCGACCAGTGACGCCGACTTCGTCTTCACCGCCGATCTGACCTTGGGCGAGGAGGCCGGTGGCACGCTTTACCGGGCGCACCTCATGCACGCCACGGCCAAGGACCGCCAACGGCATGAGGATCTGGGGTTCCAGGACGGCTGGGGCGCCGCCCTCGACCAACTCGTCGAGGCCATGGCCGGCCAGCTCTGA
- a CDS encoding DUF2948 family protein, protein MDMLKLAALDAEDLKVIAAHAQDAVGKVGDIVWRPGEHRLTLELNRFAWEKAGARSKERRRTLLHFARVEAVKSAHIRRDFPDAIVSLLTIRFEGQDDDPSGRIFLEFAGGGSMRLDVECIEASLTDLGAAWATEHQPSHDLN, encoded by the coding sequence ATGGACATGCTGAAACTCGCGGCTCTCGACGCCGAAGACCTCAAGGTGATTGCCGCCCACGCGCAGGACGCCGTCGGCAAGGTCGGCGATATCGTCTGGCGGCCCGGCGAGCATCGCCTCACTCTGGAACTCAATCGCTTCGCCTGGGAGAAGGCCGGCGCCCGCAGCAAGGAGCGCCGGCGCACCCTTCTGCACTTCGCCCGTGTCGAGGCGGTCAAGTCGGCCCATATCCGGCGCGATTTTCCCGACGCCATCGTCAGCCTGCTCACCATTCGCTTCGAGGGGCAGGACGATGACCCGTCGGGGCGGATCTTCCTCGAGTTTGCCGGCGGCGGCTCGATGCGGCTCGATGTCGAGTGCATCGAGGCGAGCCTGACCGATCTCGGCGCTGCCTGGGCTACCGAGCACCAGCCCAGCCACGATCTCAACTGA